aatttttatttttaatatatgtttCTCTGTTTTTTAATCTGTTTTTTTCTGTAAGTTAAATACTGCTTTCTTGTGtctgtttttttattttttagatGTTTTTTAGGATTAATTGAGCAGAATTTGAGTGACttcatttagtttttttttttgtATAGATCCTTTTGATTTGAATGTTATTGTAACATATATACCGATTCTTCCGATAATTTGAGTTAAGATAGTGTTAGAGATTCATGATATGGTGTACATGTATTGGTAGAAATAAAGATGAGGAATTTAAGTTGAATTTATTGATTTTTTGGATAATGAATGGATTAAATATTGGAAAATCACCGAGATGTTATTCTACATTACTAATGAAGTAATTTCAGATTTGAATGTTTTAATTCTTTATTTCTACATAGAGTTGTATTTATATTTGTTTAGGATCGGGTATTACTCATTTATGTTGATAAACATAATAAAAAGATTATTGGATTTTTTTTAACATTCATAACGGTTCGAATTAATGTAAGTGTTTAAAGTAGAAAACGAGGGGGAGAGCTTTTGGACCAGTCAATTACTTTTGATTCCCTTATGAATAAAAGGTTTCCAGAATATCCAATTAGATAAACCAGTGACTGAACGGCACTTCACATAGTCGCACTAATTCATGTAAAACTCCTCTGTTTCTGTGAGTTGAAAGTGGATATAATGTTATTCTGGCTATGTGtcaaatttgtaaaaaaaaatcaaatcatTGTGTAACTCACATTTCTAAAAGTTATTAACCTACTAACTGTTATTAATATGCTCTGTCACCCGCATTTGGGTTTGGATATCGGACTCTTACCATGAGTGCTCATGAGCATGAAGTATGCAAAGCGGCCCTTTTGTGGCATTGCGTAGATGGAGAGGCACAAGTATGCTTTTAGCCTTCAAGCAAAGCTGCGAAGGCATCAAGTGCATAAGCATGAGGCGATGCGTAATCGCACTTCTTTGAAAAATGTTAGATTTTGAAACAAAATTATATGAACAGtcatcagaattagatctagaaGTCATAAGACCCTAATATATTTGAGCAGCCCAGACAAAACATTAACATCATAAGAAGGGGAAGATATTAGGATTAATAAAAGAGGAAAAAGATTAGGATAAAAGGAAATGGTGGTGAATGCAAAAAGAAAAGATTGAGGTCTGAAAAATCATCATCTAAATGCTACTTAGTGGATGGGGAGGAAATTCATGAACTAGAGGAGGAAAAATTTGAGGGTGTTGAGGATCATAATGAAGTTTTTGATAACCTTGATGGCGAACAAGATTACTTAACCTAAAATATCAGCATGCTTTAGTTCATAGCGGATCTATTTTGTAATTAGGAACGGAAATTCTATCTCAACTATAATTGATTACACAATGTAACTTGTCTTATAATGACACTgctatattttttttatcaatttttagCATTTACATATTGGTGTATATTTTGCGTTTTGCATCAAAGAAGCGGGATGCTTTGTCGGTAAGCATGAAACAATTGGAAAAGATTATCCCAACCTCcgaaaaaaatatattttatctcAAAAATATAGTATTTTACTACAAATGTTTTTTTCTGACAAGActtaatgatgatgatgattattattattatactaATAAATTGTCTGTTGTATAGATTTGTGTGAATACGATGCAAGTCCTATTTAAGTAGTTATTAAAAGCACTGTATTACTGACAGATAAGAGTCAAACACACCTGACTAGCAATTATCATTGCAATAGAGAGCCTACCACTTGTTTAATTTGCAACGACCTTTAATCTCTTACTCAATTATAGGGTTTTTATGTCCGGTAATTCTTCATCCTTTGCTTGTTTATCTCTTACCAAATTTTATATGTTTATTTACTCTTTTTAATACATTATAATTTTGTCATTTTATTAGTtcaatctgtttttaagtataTTTACTGTTTGTGATGATTGTTGTTGGGATTGATTGAATAGAATTTGAGAGAATTAACATAAAATTATTTAAGTTTCGTTTTATGCAGATCCTATTGATTCGAATGTGAGTGTGATGGATATACGGATTCTGCGGATATTTTAAGTTAAGCTAATAATAGAGATTAATGATATTGTGAACATGTATTTGTAGAAATGAAGAGTAGGAATTTAAATCGAATTAATTGATTGTAGGACAGGGTGGGTAAAGGGTAAACAGGGGATAAAGGCCTATCTCCGTAGAGAATCAACAAGAAACACACAAATTCGCAGatttaattcataataatcaACTCTATTCTGTGAAGAAGGATTACAAGAGTTTATGTAGCTAATTAATTATGTGTGAGCCAAGTAATTTCTAAATAAAACTAAGCCCTACAAAAAGGAAACAAATCCTTCTAGAATCTTCctaataaatataattaatactccctctgtcccaccTAATTCTTTACATTGTTGGGCACGGAGGTTACGAATAAGTGTAATTTAGTAGTAAATTGTAAGAAAAGTGAGTAAAGTGGTGAgaacaatcaatatttaatgtataaagtgggtataatGGAGGAAACTAATGGATGcagttaatttttatattataaaacttTACTATTTTAGGAATCTGTTGGAATGTAAAGAAATGAGAGGGACGTCCCAAAAAGGAAACTGTAAAGAAATGagtgggacagagggagtataacTTAACTACCTAATCAATCATAATTACTTTTAAATCTAAATAATAATGCAAAATATacaaaaaataatttaattactCTTTGTTCAGCATCATTCTCCTTTCCTTTGAAGAAAACTCGACCAcgaattttatggtgaaaaagAATCCATAATCCTCGAATAAGATTTTATACGCGTTCAGCATGAACTTTTGGAAATATTTGAGATATATCATTGACATCCTTTACTTTGTAAAACTATTGAGGAATGATTAAGTCGATGTGAGTTGTTTGTAATTCAAGAGGTGACTTTGAATTAATAATGTCCTCATCTAGAGTAGAGTCATCTCGATCTTTTGCAACCTTGTTGTCTCCATTTTCTCGATATGCAACTTGCTCATTATTAATGTAAGTAGACTTTTCTCCTTTAGAGCAATCAAATCTTGCATAATGTGTTGAATTCTTTCGAGCCCATCGGAATGTCAAGTAGTACTACTCTTTCATATTCAGCATCCAATTTTGTAATTATCTCATCGTACCATTGACATTCTTCGTGATATCTATACttttatattaaagacgaaacaatAAAAGTTTGGTTGGTAGTCGATTTGGTCACTAAATTCAGAGCCGTTAAATATTAAATGATCAAATTGATGAGAACCGTTAGATATACtcttaaaaattattatatacgAAGGTTTAAGATTCGAATCCCATCAAGAACATATTAGAATTATAATTTACAACATATAAGGGGTGTAAAGTTCGAATCACAACAATaacatattaaaataataatttataatatataatgattaaaACAAAATAGAATTATTgtgatttataatatataatgattaaaacaaccatgcatcgcacgggttataggctaGTTTAAAGTAATTAGGACAATATGGAAAAGAGAATGATAACATATCCAATATAACTCGATGTCGCTTTTTAGCGCATGATATTTCAAACTGCAGTCTGGCCTGTGTCCTTTGCGATGACATTTTTGTCCAATATAATCCAAGTGCAGGGCTGTTTCGAATAATTTAAGGGATTCAGAAGCCCTCAAACTTCTGGACAGAGGCTTCAGTGGCTGGTGGTGGTTGCTGGAGGCTACTTGCGATGGCTGCAGGTGGCTGTTGGTGGTTGCTGGTGGCTGTTGGTGCTGGAGTTTTTTTTTCTGCAGGggaaggtgtttgataaaaggtTTAGGCGAAGAAACAGTGGCTCTTGATACTACTTGATGCAGGACAAGGGTGGGTAAAGGGTAAACAGGGGGATAAAGGCCTATCTCCTCAGAGAATCAGCAAGAAACACACAAATCCGcaaatttaattcataataatcaACTCTATTCAGTAAAGAAGGATTACAAGAGTTTATGTAGCTAATTAATTATTGGGAACCAAGTAATATCCAACTAAAACTAATCCCCATAAACATCTACTACCAGAACTAATTGAAGGAAACAAATCCTTCTATTATCCTTTGAGAATCTTCCTAATAAATATACTTAATACTCCCAACGTCCCACCCAATTCTTTGCATTGAGGTTCGAGAATCTTCCTAATAAATATActtaatactccctccgtctcaCCCAATTCTTTACATTGAGGTTGGGCACAGAGGTTACGAAAAAGTGTAATTTAGTAGTAAAATGTAAGAAAAGTGAGTAAAGTGGTGGGACCAATCAATATTTAAAGTATAAAGCGGGTATAGTGGAGTAAAGTAGTGGATGctgttaatttttatattataaaacttTACTAATTTAGGAATCTTTTGGAATGTAAAGAAATGAGAGGGACGTCCCGAAAAGGAAACCGTAAAGAAAATAgtgggacagagggagtacaaCTTGACTACCTAATCAATCATAATTACTTTTAAATCTAAATAATAATACAAAATActcaaaaattaatttaattattccTTGTTCCGCATCAGATACTGAAAAATGTTGGAGAAAATGACGAAATATTGGGCATTACAAGCGAATCAGTTTTGGATTTGAATCTGATAATTCTTTATATGTAGAAAGTCTAAGAGTATTTGTTTAGGATCAAGTTTTACATTTTTTAATTGTTAACATAATAGGAGTTCAGATTTTTTTTTACCACTCATAACGGTTCAGAATAGTTTAAAAGGTGAATGTGGAAAATGAACCAAAAACAATTTTAACAGTCGATTACTTTTATTCCTAAGTGAAGAAATTCAATTTGTCCTGATATCCAAATTAATAAACCAGTGAATGAATGACACCTCACAGAGTCGCACTACCTTTATATGAAACAACTCTCTTTCCATACTTTAGACTGTGGTTGTAATATTGCGCTGGCTATGTATCCATAGCTAAGCGCAGGCATTATGCGGAGAAGCGTGACGTGACGCATAAGCACACTTCATTGAAAATTGTTGTATTTTAGACAAGATCATATATGGACTCATAAAAATCAGATCTAGAAGTTCTAATACCCAAATATATTTGAGCAACCCAGACAAAACCTAAACATCATATGAAGATTAAGTTGGAAAAAACTGAGATGAAACTAAAAATATTAAGATTAAAAGGTTGGGGTATATTTTGTATCATCATCTAAAAGCTCCGTAGTTGATGTGAAGGAGATTCATGAAATAAAGGAGGAAGAATTTGATGGTGTTGAAGATCACCATGATAATCTTAATAAAGTTTTCGGTAACCTTGATGAAGAAAAAGATTACTTAACTGAAGAACTTAGCATGCTTTAGGTGCTAGTAAATCTCTTTGTTGTTATGAACACAAGTTCTATCTGGACTTTTGTTGATTACATTAACTATAAATTTGACTTGTTTTATAGTGTCATTGTTATTTCTAATCAATTTTTAGCATCTAAATGTTAGTGTATATTGTGCATTTTGAAACTATGAAGCGCGCTTTGCGCAAAGACGTTGCGCTTATTCCTTGGGATGTGTTTGCTCTTTGGTAATTACTATGGGCAgacttggaatttctcaaaaatAAGGACAGATGGATTGTTTGTTTTGAACACGGGTTTGGGTAGTCAAATACATGACATATTTATTATTAAACTGTATATTAGATAAAATTTCGTAGCAAAAATTAACAATAAACCtcaaattaaaattatttaatgaAATTTTCCAAATTAGGTGTTTTCTTCTCTTGTTTTTTCGCATCTCTCCTTTCTTCCGTTCTTCTCATCTCTTTCTTTTCGCATCCTAAGATAATCTCATATGTGGTCTTCTAGTTTGTCAAATACCCGTCAGGATTTGACATGTCCACAACTGAAGGGTTGGAGTAACATAGTTTATACTACTTCATTTCTATTTAAATGTCCATTTGGACAGTTTTTTAAACTATTTGACCAGTTTTTTGTTATAGTctgatattttgaaaaaaattaggTGATAGTATGAAAAATATAGTTTAttattgatatttatttatttgggtAAAAGCGACGTACAGTTATCTTAAGGAAATTTCCTAAAGTTAATTATATGAAACTGCATCTTTAGTTGCTAACAAACAATCTAACACTAATTTTGACTTCGATCGTTTTATAACAGTTATCTGTATCTCTAGTGTAAGAAAAGAGAAGGTTTACTTCCTATAACCTTTCGTCTGACTTACTATGAAAGGATTGGTAAGTTTCACTCCTATACAAGTTGTTATAATTAGGTCGTATTGGACCATTAGACATAGTAACAAGAGTGCCTACCTACATGTCTGTAATAACCTTTCATTGTTTTGAATGAACTAAAATGTTCAAGATGCCACAAATATGTGATTGCACATGTAGTTTTAGTATATACTTCTGAACCCAGAAAATTTTAGTTTTCTTATTTTGAGGCCACTTTACGCAATTCCTAAGTCAAGAGTTTTAATAACAATTTAGACTTATATCATTTGAATgttaaattagaaaaaaataagtGTTGGATGCTTCTTGAAGTTAAAACGACGCAGTTTAATATCGTTAACAGTAGGAAATTTTCTAAAGATAGATTTAATTCCCTTTTTTTAATAAGTACTTTAATTCCCTTTTACCCTATATATAATCTGCAAGAAAATTTAAGGTAAATATTCAGTCAACTTGATGGGATCTCTTTTTGAAAGGACTTTTTAATAAGGTAAAAAGTATGCTTAGTTTGGATAAGAAATCACTGTCTGTAAAACTGGATGGTTGAAATTACTCTGTTTGGCTCTCTCCGGGATTAACTACAAAAGGCTGTGTAACGTATGAAGAGTTCTAATACACTCTTCTGAATTCGGTTAAAAAGTTTAAGTGTGACATAATACCCGGCCAGTTGGCCGAAGCCTCATAAATGAATATAGACAAGATTCATACAATTCATCATTATCTTATCACCATCGGGAGAGGGAGAGTTTTAATTAAAGTTGGTTGCTTTTTTCGCTCAACTCAAAAGCCCTGGCCTAGGGCGCTCTTCTCTGCTCTTCACCCTTCTCTTCTGGTACTTTCTCAACCTCAACTATTAACATTGAACATGGTCTATCACTTTATTAGATCTATTTAAATGCGTATTTCTTTCTCAAGCACACAaaaacaaacacacacacacacacaaagaTAAGCATATAATTGCCTTTATGTTTATAACTTTCTGTAATTGTGCTGGTGTCATTTGTATATTCATTTTTGATAGGTCTTTGTCAAGGTCATCGTAATATTGGCGGATTTTTTATTTTCATCAATTTCGACTCGATTTTGAATTGTTTAGCTGTGAAGTATGTGATCGCTACAACTTTGTTTAAAAATGGAGTGTTTTCACTAATGGATTTTAGTTATGGTAGCTCATAGTTCTCACCGATTTTGGCATGTTAATTTAGTCTTAATTTATTAGGCATTTCATTGGGTTCAGACAAATAAATGCACACACATATGTGCTTGTAGATGTATAGACTGGCTAAACTCTAAAGCAAAACCAAACATACGATAGAatattgtcaaaactcattcttttaagATTAAATATTGTGCATCCCGCTCGGAGCAGGGTAATGTGTGCGCAGACCTTGCCTGTGCAAATACGATACAATATTGTGAAAACTCAATCTTTTAAAGTCTTTTATATAAGGCTATTATTCAGCTCTTATAAACAATTTCGTAGTATTCTTGAGTAGTTTTTTTTGGATAACCAAGTTTTCAAGTGATGTACTGGTCAAAATGTTTTTCTTTTAATTGATTGTTGTACTGCAATGTTGGTTGGTATGTCCTAATATTGGAGTTCACTCCTACAGTTTCTGAAGATTTTCTAAAGATGCACTCTGCGTCGAAGTCTGGAAAGAGGGTGGAAGATGATCCCTATAGCATTCCTCCATCCACGTTGTGTTCTGAACCTTGGTGGCATAATAGTGGATATAATGCTGTTCCCCCAACTATGATCCAAAAGAATGCATCTGAGACATCTTCACTGGAACAGTCAGCTGATGGCATGTCAAAGTCGGATGGTGGTCAGAATGAAGATGATGAAAGTACCAAGGATTCACAAAACAATGCAGTTATGCATTCAGGTGTGTTCAAAATATTGTCAACCTTTATCTTCTGCTTTTCTATCTTATAGATATTGTAATCCATATACTCTGGCTTTTGGAATGTTCGTTGATGGATCATTTTTTGAGGCGTTCGTGATTTAATACTAGAAGAACCTCTGCCGAGGACTGTTCCAAATTATGTGATGTGGGATATAAAAGCTGCACCTAAAGGTTTTGACAAACAACAAGATGTTTCTGTGTAATTGTGTTGGAGACTGAGAGGTTTTCTATAGTATCAACATATTTATTTCTTCCTAGATCCTTGATAAAAATCATTGTTGCATTATTCTCTGCATGATTCTGTCTCAGCTAGCTGCTTCTTTTTTGCTTAATTATAATCCTCTTCTTAGATTTTAATTGACAATTGATGTATAACTTTTGACCACAGTTAGTCAGTTACAGTAGAATTTACATAAGCTGGATTTTTGAGCATATTTAAATATTTACACACTAGCTAAATTTTAATGCCATACCCTACTACTGTCTGTATCTTTTTGTATGTTGAATATTTTATCAGCCTAATGCTTTATGTGTGTATGTCTGTGCTTTGAATGGTTATATAATTTAATCATAAAGTTTTAATGTGTAATCAGGGGTGGGTGGTAATTTTGGACAAGAGCATCAGAGTCAGCATGTAACATCAAGTACCTCTCTTAAGAATGATGCAAGTCTCACACAACCTTCGCAGCTTGAACTTGTCGGTCACTCCATTGTATGTGCATATAGCCATCTATTATCTAGATTGTTTGTATATTCTTGATTGATGGATCAAGTGACAATGCGTGCACGCACGctcatacacacacacacatatattttCACACCCATTTGATAAAGACAACTGTCTTGTTTTGTAGGCTTGTTCAAATGCCTATTATGATCCATATTATTATGGAGGGATGATGGCAGCTTATGGTCAGCCTATGGTATGCCTTCTCATATTTTCTTAATCTGAATCCTTTTACTTAGGTTCATTACTAAACCTCGGGAAGAAGAGGTACTTCATCCCGAatgatgaatatatatatatatatatatatatatatataccatgaGTAGCTTGTTTGTGCAAATCATTCTTTCCTTAAAATTTGTAAGCCTTTAATTAGTGGGATCAACTTCGGGGTGAAGCCTAGTTGCATACGACATGGGTAGGAAATCCTGGATTTTTATCCTCTATGCTGATTAGATgtttatatatatcttcaggcCTTAAATTAAGTGCTGTCAATCAAGACATGGTCTGAGTTGATTCTTAAATTTTGCAGTGGGCAGTATAGAGATTTAAGTTGGTAACTAACTTGGTCtagataaaatattttaattttttttagctGATGTATGGTCTCAAGTTTCAGGACCAGAAATTAGAGCCAAAACCTTGAGGTTATCTCATACCAACAAGACTGTAGTCCATTACAAATGTATTCTCTTACCGGCTATGATAGGCTTGTATTTCACGAATCTTCTTTCTAACTTTTTAAACCATTGCAGGACGCATCGTACAGTTTCGTAATAGCTTTGAACCAACTTACAGTCCTGTCATTCTAGCTTTTAGGTTAACTTTTCAAATTATGTTTTTATCAACGTATAGTTTTGTCCTTCTAGATTACAGGTAAAGCTTGCCTAAATCTTTAAGTGGTAGGCATGCTAGAGACATTTGAATAGTAACAGTTGCTGTAACTAAGACACAGGAGATCAAGATTGACTAGTCCCACCAATACTGGGACATGGTTTGTCTTTTGATTAAAATATGACTTAACAGGGACTAAAT
This sequence is a window from Apium graveolens cultivar Ventura chromosome 9, ASM990537v1, whole genome shotgun sequence. Protein-coding genes within it:
- the LOC141682430 gene encoding nuclear transcription factor Y subunit A-1-like isoform X3: MHSASKSGKRVEDDPYSIPPSTLCSEPWWHNSGYNAVPPTMIQKNASETSSLEQSADGMSKSDGGQNEDDESTKDSQNNAVMHSGVRDLILEEPLPRTVPNYVMWDIKAAPKGVGGNFGQEHQSQHVTSSTSLKNDASLTQPSQLELVGHSIACSNAYYDPYYYGGMMAAYGQPMPYLHESRHQHAIRRARASGGRFAKKSDVDDSKKSNEAKDNGKNSISAASTQSLSSSGSEALPSDSNLNYYQDARGSGINAQTYVNDGGMYRNQEGTTSLVQHWGNIRSDQAQQRATAMH
- the LOC141682430 gene encoding nuclear transcription factor Y subunit A-1-like isoform X1; translation: MHSASKSGKRVEDDPYSIPPSTLCSEPWWHNSGYNAVPPTMIQKNASETSSLEQSADGMSKSDGGQNEDDESTKDSQNNAVMHSGVRDLILEEPLPRTVPNYVMWDIKAAPKGVGGNFGQEHQSQHVTSSTSLKNDASLTQPSQLELVGHSIACSNAYYDPYYYGGMMAAYGQPMVHPHLVDMHQTRMPLHLDMAQEPVYVNAKQYHGILRRRQSRAKAELEKKLIKDRKPYLHESRHQHAIRRARASGGRFAKKSDVDDSKKSNEAKDNGKNSISAASTQSLSSSGSEALPSDSNLNYYQDARGSGINAQTYVNDGGMYRNQEGTTSLVQHWGNIRSDQAQQRATAMH